A region from the Kryptolebias marmoratus isolate JLee-2015 linkage group LG9, ASM164957v2, whole genome shotgun sequence genome encodes:
- the nkx1.2lb gene encoding NK1 transcription factor related 2-like,b, producing MNRDRGAGPDGIQAVISRDRTAAGPVADLVQPPMSRDRAVLQVPNCADGLQTLVGPDNGDMLDSAGTGDKRIFSGSVSGGREAQAGENHSEPPPTNPVLVPQQQGLPGHRTTSFSVLDILDPNKFTSRRQQQLMSLRGERSEEAGRSCCGADDYQSKEAFLYRSPDEEDYHRSGTPDSEAPDGPYSSEESSSALPTNGDRELGPHSHPDSNRDTKSRSGSPTAQISSGQSNGGPGAKPKRKRSGSDSKSGKPRRARTAFTYEQLVALENKFKSTRYLSVCERLNLALSLSLTETQVKIWFQNRRTKWKKQNPGADTSAPTGAGGGGGSGAGGGSGGGLGGLSPLSPSPPVSGHLAMHAGYAGHHHPPTGSLVQLPFLTASHVLSPFMLGTQSYAAPAFYSTHL from the exons ATGAACCGGGACAGAGGAGCAGGACCGGACGGGATCCAGGCCGTCATAAGCCGGGACAGAACCGCAGCAGGACCTGTGGCGGACCTGGTCCAGCCCCCAATGAGCCGGGACAGAGCGGTTCTTCAGGTTCCGAACTGCGCGGACGGACTGCAGACCCTGGTGGGTCCGGACAATGGGGACATGCTGGACTCAGCCGGTACCGGGGACAAGCGGATCTTCTCCGGCTCGGTGTCCGGAGGCAGAGAGGCTCAGGCCGGGGAGAACCATTCGGAACCTCCGCCGACAAACCCGGTGTTAGTCCCGCAACAACAG GGTCTCCCCGGACACCGAACCACGTCCTTCTCGGTTCTGGACATCCTGGACCCGAACAAGTTCACGAGCCgccggcagcagcagctcatgAGCCTCCGGGGGGAGAGGAGCGAGGAGGCCGGCAGGAGCTGCTGCGGGGCAGACGACTACCAGAGCA AGGAGGCCTTTTTGTACAGAAGCCCAGATGAGGAGGACTACCACAGGTCTGGGACCCCAGACTCCGAGGCTCCAGATGGACCCTACAGCAGCGAGGAGAGCAGCTCGGCCCTTCCCACCAACGGAGACAGAGAGTTGGGCCCCCACAGCCACCCAGACTCCAACAGAGACACCAAGAGCCGCAGCGGGAGCCCCACAGCTCAGATCAGCAGCGGCCAGAGCAATGGGGGCCCGGGAGCCAAACCTAAGAGGAAACGCTCTGGTTCCGACTCAAAGTCGGGAAAGCCCCGCAGGGCTCGGACTGCCTTCACCTACGAACAGCTGGTGGCGCTGGAGAACAAGTTCAAGTCCACACGGTACCTGTCAGTGTGTGAGCGCCTCAACCTggccctgtccctgtccctcaCCGAGACCCAGGTCAagatctggttccagaaccgTCGGACCAAGTGGAAGAAGCAGAACCCCGGGGCTGACACCTCTGCCCCCAccggagcaggaggaggagggggcagcGGGGCAGGGGGAGGATCAGGAGGGGGCCTGGGAGGCCTCAGTCCTCTCAGCCCGTCCCCCCCAGTCAGCGGGCACCTGGCCATGCACGCTGGCTACGCGGGCCACCATCACCCCCCCACAGGGAGCCTGGTCCAGCTGCCGTTCCTGACAGCCAGCCACGTCCTATCTCCATTTATGCTGGGGACACAGAGTTACGCTGCCCCTGCCTTCTACAGCACTCATCTGTAG